The Fusobacterium simiae genome window below encodes:
- the nrdR gene encoding transcriptional regulator NrdR translates to MKCPFCSSEDTKVVDSRTMMDGSTKRRRECNNCLKRFSTYERFEESQIYVVKKDNRRVKYDREKLLRGLTFATVKRNISREQLDKIITDIEKGLQNSLVSEISSKELGEKVLEKLRELDQVAYVRFASVYKEFDDIKSFIEIVEEIKKD, encoded by the coding sequence ATGAAATGTCCTTTTTGTAGTTCAGAAGATACAAAAGTAGTTGATAGCAGAACAATGATGGATGGCTCTACAAAGAGAAGAAGAGAATGTAATAATTGTTTAAAAAGGTTCAGTACTTATGAAAGATTTGAAGAAAGCCAAATATATGTGGTTAAAAAAGATAATAGAAGGGTGAAATATGATAGAGAAAAACTTTTAAGAGGACTTACATTTGCAACAGTAAAAAGAAATATCAGTAGAGAGCAATTAGATAAAATAATCACTGATATAGAAAAGGGATTGCAAAATTCTTTAGTGAGTGAGATAAGTAGTAAGGAATTAGGAGAAAAAGTTCTAGAAAAATTGAGAGAGCTTGATCAAGTAGCCTATGTAAGATTTGCTTCTGTATACAAAGAATTTGATGATATTAAATCTTTTATAGAAATTGTTGAAGAAATTAAAAAAGATTAA
- a CDS encoding PTS sugar transporter subunit IIA encodes MVNSIKITDYITEDLIDLDLKSKNREGILMELSELLEKSPNITGEESDIYKALVDREKLGSTGIGKGVAIPHAKTESAKELTVAFGVSKSGIDFNSLDEEEVHLFFVFASPNKDSQIYLKVLARISRLIREEEFRENLFECKTPKEVIDCIKEKEEN; translated from the coding sequence ATGGTAAATTCTATAAAGATAACAGATTATATTACAGAAGATTTAATAGATTTAGATTTAAAATCAAAAAATAGAGAAGGCATTTTAATGGAGTTATCAGAATTATTGGAAAAATCACCAAACATCACAGGTGAGGAAAGTGATATTTATAAGGCTTTGGTAGATAGAGAGAAATTAGGTAGTACAGGGATTGGCAAAGGTGTAGCTATACCACATGCCAAAACCGAAAGTGCAAAAGAGCTTACTGTTGCTTTTGGAGTAAGTAAAAGTGGAATAGATTTTAATTCCTTAGACGAGGAAGAAGTTCACTTATTTTTCGTATTTGCTTCTCCTAATAAAGATAGTCAAATATATTTAAAAGTATTGGCTAGAATCTCAAGATTAATAAGGGAAGAAGAATTTAGAGAAAATTTGTTTGAATGCAAAACTCCAAAGGAAGTTATAGATTGTATAAAAGAAAAAGAAGAAAATTAG
- the recO gene encoding DNA repair protein RecO — translation MIFLRGKGIIIAKKDIEEADRYISIFMEDYGKVSTVIKGIRKSKKRDKTAVDILSLTEFQFYKKNDSLIISSFSTVKDYIGIKSDIDKINIAFYMFSILNQVLVENGRNRKIYEVLEKSLDYLDKSNDNKKNYLLILFFLNTLIKEEGISIEDNTNIEELQVDVQPQRKVEMDNMVKEILQYLFKDNLKVVIDNEKYKIDFIKKAILVLENYINFNLDTNINAQKILWGALLW, via the coding sequence ATGATATTTTTAAGAGGAAAAGGTATTATTATTGCAAAGAAAGATATTGAAGAAGCAGATAGATATATAAGTATATTTATGGAAGATTATGGAAAAGTTTCTACTGTTATAAAGGGTATAAGAAAGAGTAAAAAAAGAGATAAGACAGCAGTGGATATATTATCTTTAACAGAATTTCAATTCTATAAGAAAAATGATAGCTTGATAATTTCTAGTTTTTCAACTGTTAAAGATTATATAGGGATAAAATCTGATATAGATAAGATAAATATAGCTTTTTATATGTTTTCTATATTAAATCAAGTTTTGGTTGAAAATGGTAGAAATAGAAAGATTTATGAAGTTTTAGAAAAAAGTCTTGATTATTTGGATAAATCAAATGATAATAAAAAAAATTATCTTTTAATTTTATTTTTCTTAAATACTCTTATTAAAGAGGAAGGTATCTCTATTGAAGATAATACTAATATAGAAGAACTTCAAGTTGATGTACAGCCTCAAAGAAAAGTAGAAATGGATAATATGGTAAAAGAAATATTACAATACTTATTTAAAGATAATTTGAAAGTAGTAATTGATAATGAAAAATATAAAATTGATTTTATAAAAAAAGCAATATTGGTATTAGAAAATTATATTAATTTTAATTTAGATACTAATATAAATGCTCAAAAGATATTATGGGGGGCTTTGTTATGGTAA
- a CDS encoding LolA family protein — protein MRKFIILLFIFIQGLAFSATKNLSDIKTLKFDVVEKTNIKSKKREISYKIDFQLPNKIRKEVIAPELNKGEIYLYDYTANKKIVYLPLFNEVKETQIVDDENRIIKAINKIIEEEKKNKDFSKNYNAKKPQSLNIDEQVSIDILSYIEVEGYVFPEVVDIKDGGTKVGNVKISNLQINPILDSKTFTDTPKK, from the coding sequence GTGAGAAAATTTATAATACTATTATTTATATTTATACAAGGATTAGCTTTTTCAGCAACTAAAAACCTATCAGATATAAAAACATTAAAATTTGATGTTGTTGAAAAAACTAATATAAAATCAAAAAAGAGAGAAATTAGTTATAAGATTGATTTTCAATTACCAAATAAAATCAGAAAAGAAGTTATAGCACCAGAGTTAAACAAAGGGGAGATATACCTTTATGATTACACAGCAAATAAAAAAATTGTCTATCTACCTTTATTTAATGAAGTTAAAGAAACTCAAATAGTAGATGATGAAAATAGAATAATAAAGGCAATTAATAAAATAATAGAAGAAGAAAAGAAAAATAAAGATTTTAGTAAAAATTATAATGCTAAAAAACCTCAAAGTTTAAACATAGATGAACAAGTTTCAATTGATATTTTGAGTTATATTGAAGTTGAAGGTTATGTTTTTCCGGAAGTTGTAGATATAAAAGATGGAGGGACTAAGGTAGGGAATGTAAAAATAAGTAATTTACAAATAAATCCTATTTTAGATAGTAAAACATTTACTGATACTCCTAAAAAATAG
- the mreC gene encoding rod shape-determining protein MreC: protein MKKESKIKILLPILAVIIVTVLIFNRLLFKLKDQIDKVALPIQSKVYNVANRAISIKDIIFSYEDIIAENENLKKENMELKITEKRNQKIHEENERLLKLLEMKENNIYKGDLKFARVSFSNINNLNNKIFIDLGIKDGIKIDMITVYGDYLVGKIVEVHDNYSEVELITNPNSIISAKTMNNILGIARGSDEEDGLLYFQQSIVEDNLKEGDEIITSGISDIYPEGIKIGKIEQIDNKENYSYKMITIKPGFESKDLKELIVIGRENTVNRPIVKEEVEEVRGDEK, encoded by the coding sequence ATGAAAAAAGAAAGCAAGATAAAAATTCTTTTACCAATATTAGCAGTAATAATTGTTACAGTGTTAATTTTTAATAGACTTTTATTTAAATTGAAAGATCAAATTGATAAAGTTGCTTTACCAATTCAAAGTAAGGTATATAATGTAGCTAATAGAGCTATTAGTATAAAAGATATAATTTTTTCTTATGAAGATATTATAGCAGAAAATGAAAATTTAAAAAAAGAAAATATGGAATTAAAAATAACTGAAAAAAGAAATCAAAAAATACATGAAGAAAATGAAAGATTATTAAAACTTCTAGAAATGAAAGAAAATAATATTTATAAAGGAGATTTAAAGTTTGCAAGAGTTAGTTTTAGTAATATAAACAATTTAAATAATAAGATTTTTATAGATCTTGGTATAAAAGATGGAATAAAAATTGATATGATAACTGTATATGGAGATTATTTGGTTGGAAAAATAGTAGAAGTTCATGATAATTATTCTGAGGTTGAACTCATCACAAACCCTAATTCTATTATAAGTGCTAAAACAATGAATAATATATTAGGAATTGCAAGAGGAAGTGATGAAGAAGATGGACTTCTATATTTTCAACAATCAATAGTTGAAGATAATTTAAAAGAAGGAGATGAAATAATTACTTCAGGAATTAGTGATATTTATCCTGAAGGTATTAAGATTGGGAAAATTGAACAAATAGACAATAAAGAAAATTATAGTTATAAAATGATTACAATAAAACCAGGTTTTGAAAGTAAAGATTTAAAAGAATTAATAGTAATTGGTAGAGAAAATACAGTAAACAGACCAATAGTTAAAGAGGAAGTAGAAGAAGTAAGAGGAGATGAAAAATAG
- a CDS encoding glutathione peroxidase, producing MQIYDFTVKNRKGEEISLESYKGKVLLIVNTATRCGFTPQYNDLEKLFEKEKLFEKEKLFEKFNKDGLEILDFPCNQFGNQAPETNEEIHNFCQLNYEVKFDQFSKIEVNGKNALPLFNYLKEQKGFTGFDPTHKLTPVLTEMLTKNDPDFAKKSDIKWNFTKFLIDKSGNVVARFEPTASLEKIEEEIKKLLEK from the coding sequence ATGCAAATTTATGATTTTACTGTAAAAAATAGGAAAGGAGAAGAAATCTCTTTAGAAAGCTACAAAGGAAAAGTTTTATTGATTGTAAACACTGCAACTAGATGTGGATTTACACCTCAATATAATGATTTGGAAAAATTATTTGAAAAGGAAAAATTATTTGAAAAGGAAAAATTATTTGAAAAATTTAATAAAGATGGTTTAGAAATTTTAGATTTTCCTTGCAATCAATTTGGAAACCAAGCACCAGAAACAAATGAAGAAATTCATAATTTTTGTCAATTAAATTATGAGGTGAAATTTGACCAATTTTCAAAAATAGAAGTCAATGGGAAAAATGCTTTACCTCTTTTTAATTATTTAAAAGAACAAAAAGGTTTTACAGGATTTGATCCTACACATAAATTAACTCCTGTATTAACAGAAATGCTTACAAAAAATGATCCAGATTTTGCAAAAAAATCTGATATAAAATGGAATTTTACTAAATTTTTAATAGATAAGTCTGGAAATGTTGTAGCTCGTTTTGAACCTACAGCAAGTTTAGAAAAAATTGAAGAAGAAATAAAAAAATTATTGGAAAAGTAA
- a CDS encoding GNAT family N-acetyltransferase: MSVKILLAYDFSQEIKLLFSEYTDMLIEGDPSFKKYLEIQNYDDELKHLEKKYGLPYGRLYLAYYNNEVAGCIGLKKIDEKNCEMKRLYVRPKFRGKQIGEQLIERIIKDAKEIGYSYMLLDTLPFLKSAIHLYKKYGFYEITSYNNSPMDTSIYMKLDL; encoded by the coding sequence ATGAGTGTAAAAATATTATTGGCTTATGATTTTTCACAAGAGATAAAATTGTTGTTTTCAGAATATACAGATATGTTGATAGAGGGAGATCCTAGTTTTAAAAAATATCTTGAAATACAAAATTATGATGATGAATTAAAACATTTAGAAAAGAAATATGGACTTCCTTATGGGAGATTGTATTTAGCTTATTACAATAATGAAGTTGCAGGTTGTATAGGTCTTAAAAAGATTGATGAGAAAAATTGTGAAATGAAAAGACTTTATGTTAGACCCAAATTTAGAGGAAAACAAATAGGAGAACAGCTTATTGAAAGGATAATAAAAGATGCAAAGGAAATAGGCTATTCCTATATGTTACTTGATACCTTACCATTTTTAAAAAGTGCAATACATTTGTATAAAAAATATGGATTTTATGAAATTACAAGCTATAACAATAGTCCTATGGATACATCAATTTATATGAAACTGGATTTATAA
- a CDS encoding ATP-binding protein: MKKGIGIGIEDFRKIIKEDCYYFDKTNYIEELLKDRTEIKLFTRPRRFGKTLNMSTLKYFFDVKNAEENRKLFKDLYIEKSEYFKEQGQYPVIFITLKDLKKNAWEEMFFGVKELLRNLYNEFNFIRDTLSESDLKEFDKIWLKEEFANYDNSLLNLTKYLYNYYQKEVVLLIDEYDSPLITANQRGYYKEAINFFRNFLSLVLKTNSNLKMGVLTGIVQVAKEGIFSGLNNVRTYNILGDKFETFFGLTEEEVENALKYFELEYEIEEVKKWYDGYKFGSSEVYNPWSILNYLADRKLQAYWVNTSDNALIYDSLKNSTIDIFNDLERLFEGKEIKKEISPFFTFEELSKYDGIWQLMVYNGYLKISEKLEDDQYMLRIPNYEIQTFFKKGFIDKFLVSGNLFNPMMSALLEGNIEEFEKRLQEIFLVNTSFHDLKGKKVYHALFLGMLIWLRDKYEVKSNGERGHGRYDAMLIPLNKIKPAYVFEFKVSKTIKGLSAKAEEALEQIKEKKYDVGLKELGISKIYRIGIAFKGKNVKVKYEIV, from the coding sequence ATGAAAAAGGGAATAGGTATAGGAATAGAAGATTTCAGAAAGATAATAAAAGAAGACTGTTACTACTTTGATAAAACAAATTATATAGAAGAGCTTTTAAAAGACAGAACAGAAATAAAATTATTTACTCGTCCTAGAAGATTTGGAAAAACATTGAATATGTCAACATTAAAATATTTTTTTGATGTAAAAAATGCAGAAGAAAATAGAAAATTATTTAAAGACTTATATATAGAAAAATCAGAATATTTTAAAGAACAGGGACAATACCCAGTGATATTTATTACCTTAAAAGATTTAAAGAAAAATGCTTGGGAAGAAATGTTTTTTGGAGTAAAAGAATTGTTAAGAAATCTATATAATGAATTTAATTTTATTAGAGATACTTTAAGTGAAAGTGATTTAAAAGAATTTGATAAGATTTGGTTAAAAGAAGAATTTGCAAACTACGACAATTCTTTATTAAATCTAACTAAATATCTATATAACTATTATCAAAAAGAGGTTGTATTATTGATAGATGAGTATGATAGTCCATTAATAACAGCTAATCAAAGAGGATATTATAAGGAAGCAATAAACTTTTTTAGGAATTTTTTAAGTTTAGTTTTAAAAACTAATTCTAATTTAAAAATGGGAGTATTAACAGGAATAGTACAAGTAGCAAAAGAGGGGATATTTTCAGGATTAAATAATGTTAGAACTTATAATATATTAGGAGATAAATTTGAAACATTTTTTGGCTTAACAGAGGAAGAAGTAGAAAATGCTTTAAAATATTTTGAATTAGAGTATGAAATAGAAGAAGTAAAAAAATGGTATGATGGTTATAAATTTGGAAGTTCAGAAGTATATAATCCTTGGTCAATATTAAATTATTTGGCAGATAGAAAATTACAAGCCTATTGGGTAAATACCTCAGATAATGCTTTAATATATGATAGTTTAAAAAATTCAACAATAGATATATTTAATGATTTAGAGAGATTATTTGAGGGTAAAGAAATAAAAAAAGAAATAAGCCCATTTTTTACCTTTGAAGAACTATCAAAATATGATGGAATATGGCAATTAATGGTGTATAATGGTTATTTAAAAATAAGTGAAAAATTAGAAGATGACCAATATATGCTAAGAATACCAAACTATGAAATACAAACATTTTTCAAAAAAGGCTTTATAGATAAATTCTTAGTAAGTGGAAATCTTTTCAATCCTATGATGAGTGCTTTACTTGAAGGAAATATAGAAGAATTTGAAAAAAGACTGCAAGAGATATTTTTGGTAAATACAAGTTTTCATGATTTAAAAGGAAAGAAAGTATATCATGCTTTATTTTTAGGAATGTTGATATGGTTAAGAGATAAATATGAAGTCAAATCAAATGGAGAAAGAGGACATGGAAGATATGATGCGATGTTAATACCACTTAATAAAATAAAACCAGCTTATGTATTTGAATTTAAAGTATCAAAGACAATAAAAGGATTGAGTGCAAAAGCAGAAGAAGCCTTGGAACAAATAAAGGAAAAGAAATATGATGTAGGATTAAAAGAATTGGGAATATCTAAAATATATAGAATAGGAATAGCATTTAAAGGTAAAAATGTAAAAGTTAAATATGAAATAGTTTAA
- a CDS encoding DMT family transporter: MDNHIKGALLVCLAATMWGFDGIALTPRLFSLHVPFVVFILHLLPLIIMSLIFGKEEIKNIKKLKKNDLFFFFCVALFGGCLGTLSIVRALFLVNFKHLTAVTLLQKLQPIFAIILARILLKEKLKRAYLFWGLLALVGGYLLTFEFHLPETVSGDNLLPASLYSLLAAFSFGSATVFGKRILKSASFRTALYLRYLLTTCIMFVIVAFTCGFGDFFVATPKNWLIFIIIALTTGSGAILLYYFGLRYITAKVATMCELCFPISSVIFDYLINGNVLSPVQVASAALMILSIIRISRLK, from the coding sequence ATGGATAATCATATAAAAGGAGCTTTACTTGTATGTTTAGCTGCTACTATGTGGGGTTTTGATGGAATAGCTTTAACGCCAAGATTATTTAGTTTGCATGTTCCATTTGTAGTTTTTATACTTCATCTTTTACCTTTGATAATTATGTCACTTATCTTTGGAAAAGAAGAAATTAAAAATATTAAAAAATTGAAAAAAAATGATTTGTTTTTCTTTTTCTGTGTTGCCTTATTTGGAGGTTGTTTAGGAACTTTATCAATAGTGAGAGCACTATTTTTAGTAAATTTTAAACATTTAACTGCTGTTACTTTATTACAAAAATTACAACCTATATTTGCAATAATCTTGGCAAGAATACTTTTAAAAGAAAAATTAAAAAGAGCATATTTATTTTGGGGTCTTTTAGCTTTAGTTGGAGGATATTTATTAACATTTGAATTTCATCTTCCAGAAACTGTTTCAGGTGATAATTTACTGCCTGCTTCTCTTTATTCATTACTTGCTGCTTTCTCTTTTGGTTCAGCAACAGTATTTGGAAAGAGAATATTAAAGTCTGCTTCATTTAGAACAGCTCTTTATTTAAGATATTTACTAACAACTTGTATAATGTTTGTAATTGTTGCTTTCACTTGTGGTTTTGGAGATTTCTTTGTAGCCACTCCAAAAAATTGGTTAATCTTTATAATTATTGCTTTAACAACAGGAAGTGGAGCAATTTTACTTTATTATTTTGGGCTTAGATATATCACTGCAAAAGTTGCAACTATGTGTGAGCTATGTTTTCCTATATCAAGTGTAATATTTGACTACCTTATAAATGGAAATGTATTAAGTCCTGTTCAAGTTGCAAGTGCAGCTTTGATGATATTATCAATAATAAGAATTAGTAGATTGAAGTGA
- a CDS encoding RNA-guided endonuclease TnpB family protein — protein MNKIRNKRKDFINKLSIKIINNHDIICIEDLNIKGMLKNHKLAKSILDVSWSEFRRQLEYKANWYGRVIVKVHPFYPSSKTCSRCGNIEEELLLSERTYHCECCGLEIDRDYNASINILRKGLEILKEQGRNYPKSLVNICG, from the coding sequence ATAAATAAGATTAGAAATAAAAGAAAAGACTTTATAAATAAGTTAAGTATAAAAATAATCAATAACCACGATATAATTTGTATAGAAGACTTAAATATAAAGGGAATGTTAAAAAATCATAAACTTGCTAAAAGTATATTAGATGTAAGTTGGAGTGAATTTAGAAGACAGCTAGAATATAAAGCTAATTGGTATGGAAGAGTAATAGTAAAAGTACACCCATTTTATCCAAGTAGTAAGACTTGCTCAAGATGTGGAAATATAGAGGAAGAATTACTATTATCAGAAAGAACATATCATTGTGAATGCTGTGGATTAGAAATAGATAGGGATTACAATGCAAGTATAAATATACTAAGAAAAGGTTTAGAAATACTAAAAGAACAGGGTAGGAACTACCCAAAGAGCTTGGTAAATATATGTGGCTAA
- a CDS encoding YadA-like family protein: protein MKKSVSLKLIVFSFLLVAASITYSAAPEFQAGTGTDSTEAGVLNEASGGQSSAFGYGNMASRDFSSAFGYANTASGGQSSAFGHVNTASGSGSSAFGFMNYTKGENSSAFGYSNNASGKNSSAFGNQYKVTGEASGAFGVGKTTGKIPMTDEYNYDYINEGKNSYMFGNYNKIASGTQNNFILGNNVSIGSGINNSVGLGNDSTVSSSNEVSVGSATLKRKITNVADGEVSATSTDVVTGKQLYNGDGINTAAWRTKLGIGNTISNAATGTGSTGLGVDNTVTGNYSTTVGYKNNVTGNHSGAFGDPNVVTGNGSYAFGNDNNIAGDNNFVLGNNVNIGAGIQNSVALGNNSTVSSSNEVSVGSATQQRKITNVADGDVSATSTDAVNGRQLYKAMQNSNENLRNEVNEKIDDVKDEINHVGSLSAALAGLHPMQYDPKAPAQVMAALGNYKNKQSVAVGLSYYFNDRFMMSAGVAIGSEKRVKSMANVGFTVKLGKGSGVTYNEVPQYTIQDEVKRLTVENQELKERVKNLEEKLNMLLKNK, encoded by the coding sequence ATGAAAAAATCTGTTAGTTTAAAATTAATTGTTTTTAGTTTTCTTTTAGTTGCTGCTAGTATTACTTATTCAGCAGCACCAGAATTTCAAGCAGGAACTGGTACTGATAGTACAGAGGCAGGAGTTCTTAATGAAGCTAGTGGAGGACAGAGTTCTGCTTTTGGATATGGTAATATGGCTAGTAGAGATTTTAGTTCTGCTTTTGGATATGCTAATACAGCTAGTGGAGGACAGAGTTCTGCTTTTGGACATGTTAATACAGCTAGTGGAAGTGGTAGTTCTGCTTTTGGATTTATGAATTATACAAAAGGAGAAAATAGTTCTGCTTTTGGATATAGTAATAATGCCAGTGGAAAAAATAGTTCTGCTTTTGGAAATCAATATAAAGTTACTGGTGAAGCTTCTGGTGCTTTTGGTGTTGGAAAGACTACTGGTAAGATTCCTATGACAGATGAATATAATTATGACTATATAAATGAAGGTAAAAATTCATATATGTTTGGTAATTATAATAAAATTGCTAGTGGTACTCAAAATAACTTTATCTTAGGTAATAATGTTTCTATTGGTAGTGGTATTAATAATTCTGTTGGTTTAGGAAATGACTCTACTGTTTCTTCTTCTAATGAAGTTTCTGTTGGGTCTGCCACACTAAAAAGGAAAATTACTAATGTTGCTGACGGAGAAGTTTCTGCTACTTCTACTGATGTTGTTACAGGTAAGCAATTATACAATGGAGATGGAATTAATACTGCTGCTTGGAGAACTAAATTGGGTATTGGTAATACAATAAGTAATGCTGCCACTGGTACTGGAAGTACAGGATTAGGTGTTGATAACACTGTTACTGGCAATTATTCTACTACTGTTGGTTATAAAAATAATGTTACTGGTAATCACTCTGGTGCATTTGGTGACCCTAATGTTGTTACTGGTAATGGTTCTTATGCCTTTGGTAATGATAACAATATAGCTGGTGATAATAATTTTGTTCTTGGTAATAATGTTAATATTGGTGCTGGTATTCAAAATTCAGTAGCATTAGGAAATAACTCTACTGTTTCTTCTTCTAATGAAGTTTCTGTTGGTTCTGCTACACAACAAAGAAAAATTACTAATGTTGCTGATGGAGATGTTTCTGCTACTTCTACTGACGCTGTTAATGGTAGACAATTATATAAAGCTATGCAAAATTCTAATGAAAATTTAAGAAATGAAGTTAATGAAAAGATTGATGATGTTAAAGATGAAATTAATCACGTTGGTTCTTTAAGTGCTGCTCTTGCTGGATTACACCCTATGCAATATGACCCTAAAGCTCCTGCTCAAGTTATGGCTGCATTAGGAAATTATAAAAATAAGCAATCTGTTGCTGTTGGATTAAGTTATTATTTCAATGATAGATTTATGATGAGTGCTGGTGTTGCTATTGGTAGTGAAAAAAGAGTAAAGAGTATGGCTAATGTTGGGTTCACTGTAAAACTTGGTAAAGGTAGTGGAGTTACTTATAATGAAGTTCCTCAATATACTATTCAAGATGAAGTTAAGAGATTAACTGTTGAAAATCAAGAATTGAAAGAAAGAGTTAAAAATCTTGAAGAAAAATTAAATATGTTATTAAAAAATAAATAA
- a CDS encoding ABC transporter ATP-binding protein — protein MKAIELINLTKKYGKQEVLNSFSLDIDKGKCLAIMGESGSGKSTIAKIIIGLENQNSGEVKIFEKERDMKNVSKEIEFLFQDSYNALNPRMTVEDLIFEPLQFLPNIDRSKKKEIVLELLEQVELSSELLERKRDELSGGQLQRVCLARALSTKPQIIIFDESLSGLDPLIQDKILDLLYRLQKKYQLTYIFISHDFRLCYFLADRIILIDKGKIIEDFKELDKEIIPKTEIGKILLEDILKLK, from the coding sequence ATGAAAGCAATAGAACTTATTAATTTAACAAAAAAATATGGAAAACAAGAAGTGTTAAATTCATTTTCTTTGGATATTGATAAAGGGAAATGTCTTGCAATAATGGGAGAAAGTGGTTCAGGAAAAAGTACTATTGCTAAAATAATTATAGGGCTTGAAAATCAAAATTCTGGTGAAGTAAAAATCTTTGAAAAAGAAAGAGATATGAAAAATGTTTCAAAAGAAATAGAGTTTTTGTTTCAAGATTCTTATAATGCCTTAAATCCAAGAATGACTGTTGAAGATTTAATATTTGAACCTTTACAGTTTTTACCTAATATTGATAGAAGTAAGAAAAAAGAAATTGTATTGGAATTACTTGAACAAGTTGAATTGTCATCAGAATTACTTGAAAGAAAAAGAGATGAATTAAGTGGAGGACAATTACAAAGAGTTTGTTTGGCAAGAGCTTTATCAACAAAGCCTCAAATTATAATATTTGATGAGTCATTAAGTGGTTTAGATCCACTGATTCAAGATAAGATTTTAGACTTATTATATAGACTTCAAAAAAAGTATCAATTAACATATATTTTTATTTCACACGATTTTAGATTATGTTATTTTTTAGCTGATAGGATAATTTTAATTGATAAAGGAAAAATTATAGAAGATTTTAAAGAATTAGATAAAGAAATTATTCCAAAAACAGAAATAGGAAAAATTTTATTAGAAGATATTTTAAAATTAAAATGA
- a CDS encoding ATP-binding cassette domain-containing protein gives MNILEIKNLSLKISDKKILKNINFELKEKEIISIIGKSGSGKTMLSKMIMGLKNKNIQIDGNILFKNNNIFDFSEEDLRKYRGEGIGYITQNPLNVFLPFQKIRTTFLETYLSHKNISKNEVIELAKKNLKQVNLENTEEILNKYPFELSGGMLQRVMIALIIGLDSKIIIADEVTSALDSYNRYEIIKIFKELNKLGKSVILITHDYYLMKSISDKCLVMENGEIIEEFNPKLKPEVIKENSEFGAKLLETTIYRRKES, from the coding sequence ATGAATATCTTAGAAATTAAAAATCTTTCATTGAAAATATCAGATAAGAAAATATTAAAAAATATAAATTTTGAATTAAAAGAAAAAGAAATAATATCAATAATTGGGAAAAGTGGTTCAGGAAAAACAATGTTATCAAAAATGATAATGGGATTAAAAAATAAAAATATACAGATAGATGGAAATATTTTATTTAAGAATAATAATATTTTTGATTTTTCAGAAGAAGATTTAAGAAAGTATAGAGGGGAAGGAATAGGCTATATCACTCAAAATCCTTTAAATGTGTTTTTACCTTTTCAAAAAATAAGAACTACTTTTTTAGAAACATATCTTAGTCATAAAAATATTTCAAAAAATGAAGTAATAGAACTTGCTAAAAAAAATTTAAAACAGGTTAATTTAGAAAATACAGAAGAGATTTTAAATAAATATCCTTTTGAATTAAGTGGAGGAATGTTACAAAGAGTTATGATAGCTCTTATTATTGGTTTAGACTCTAAAATAATTATTGCAGATGAAGTAACTTCTGCTCTTGATAGTTACAATCGTTATGAGATAATAAAAATTTTTAAAGAATTAAATAAACTTGGAAAAAGTGTTATTTTAATAACACATGATTATTATTTAATGAAATCAATATCAGATAAATGTTTAGTAATGGAAAATGGAGAAATTATTGAAGAATTTAATCCTAAACTTAAACCAGAAGTCATTAAAGAAAATTCAGAATTTGGAGCAAAGTTATTAGAAACCACTATTTATAGAAGAAAGGAAAGTTAG